In a single window of the Agrobacterium fabrum str. C58 genome:
- the moaB gene encoding molybdenum cofactor biosynthesis protein B, with product MAGDRPFIPLGIAVLTVSDSRTLENDKSGDTLVARLEEAGHRLAARAIVPDDKAAIAETVREWTLSEGVDVVITTGGTGFTGRDVTPEALEPLFEKRMDGFSALFHRISYDKIGTATIQSRATGGVANATFIFVLPGSPGACKDAWDGILKAQLDYRHLPCNFVEIMPRLDEHLKRGKS from the coding sequence ATAGCAGGCGATAGACCCTTCATTCCCCTTGGCATTGCGGTTCTGACCGTTTCGGACAGCCGCACGCTGGAGAACGACAAGTCCGGCGACACGCTCGTCGCAAGGCTGGAAGAAGCAGGCCACAGGCTCGCCGCCCGCGCCATCGTGCCGGACGACAAGGCGGCGATCGCAGAGACGGTGCGCGAATGGACGCTGTCTGAAGGCGTGGATGTTGTCATCACCACCGGCGGCACCGGCTTTACCGGCCGCGACGTGACACCCGAGGCGCTGGAGCCGCTGTTCGAAAAGCGCATGGACGGGTTTTCCGCGCTTTTCCATCGCATTTCCTATGACAAGATCGGCACCGCCACCATCCAGTCACGCGCGACCGGCGGAGTGGCCAATGCCACCTTCATCTTCGTGCTGCCCGGCTCTCCCGGCGCCTGCAAGGATGCCTGGGATGGTATCCTCAAGGCCCAGCTCGACTATCGCCACCTGCCCTGCAACTTCGTGGAAATCATGCCGCGGCTCGATGAGCATCTGAAGCGCGGCAAAAGCTGA
- a CDS encoding 4-(cytidine 5'-diphospho)-2-C-methyl-D-erythritol kinase produces MRLHEVSGATETVEAAPAKINLALHVTGQRADGYHLLETLVTFTAAGDMIRIRDAATDSFSISGPFGDLLSAGDSGDNLVTRARDILRDALASTGQPARPVDIHLEKNLPVASGIGGGSADAAATLRGLLRHWDAAIAPEKLKSLALKLGADVPMCLASRPLIARGIGEDIEALTDLPELSMVLANPLKAVSTPEIFRRLQNKVNPHLPTPSTIGWATTGWMDFLAQSRNDLQPPAQALLPEIGEITGLLSEEGATLVRMSGSGATCFGIFHSFDAAKNAETSLRKKRPGWYFHATRTI; encoded by the coding sequence ATGCGCCTGCATGAGGTTTCCGGGGCCACCGAAACAGTCGAGGCGGCCCCGGCCAAGATCAATCTGGCGCTGCATGTCACCGGTCAGCGGGCGGATGGCTACCATCTGCTTGAAACGCTGGTGACATTCACCGCAGCCGGCGACATGATCCGCATTCGCGACGCCGCCACCGACAGTTTTTCCATTTCCGGCCCCTTCGGCGATCTTCTAAGTGCCGGCGATAGCGGCGATAACCTCGTCACCCGCGCCCGAGACATCTTGCGCGATGCTCTTGCGTCGACAGGCCAGCCCGCCCGCCCGGTCGACATTCACTTGGAAAAGAACCTGCCGGTTGCTTCGGGCATCGGTGGCGGCTCGGCGGATGCCGCTGCAACGCTGCGGGGGCTTCTGCGGCACTGGGATGCCGCGATTGCACCGGAAAAGCTTAAGTCTCTCGCACTGAAACTGGGCGCGGATGTACCGATGTGCCTTGCAAGCCGGCCGCTGATTGCGCGCGGCATCGGTGAGGACATCGAAGCCCTCACCGACCTGCCGGAACTCTCCATGGTTCTGGCCAATCCGCTGAAGGCTGTCTCAACACCGGAGATTTTCCGGCGATTGCAGAACAAGGTCAATCCGCACCTGCCCACACCTTCGACGATTGGCTGGGCGACAACTGGCTGGATGGATTTTCTCGCCCAAAGCCGCAACGATCTGCAGCCGCCGGCTCAGGCGCTGCTGCCTGAAATCGGGGAGATAACCGGGTTGCTGTCTGAGGAAGGGGCCACCCTTGTCCGCATGTCCGGTTCCGGGGCAACCTGTTTCGGGATTTTTCATTCCTTCGATGCCGCCAAAAACGCGGAAACATCACTTAGGAAAAAACGTCCCGGCTGGTATTTTCACGCAACGCGGACCATTTGA
- a CDS encoding tetratricopeptide repeat protein, translating into MRRKPALRLLCSAALAAALAIGAGASPGFAETKAKPEDKAVTFDPGKVNTFSGAFLAGRNADVDQDYPTAISLYKKALEYDPANSEIRQRLMIAELLSGNFEAGAKIADSMKDDTSVERVTTIVRGLDAIKDKEFTKAEKILKYTGPNDLDRMVNTLLTAWARAGSGKPKEALALVNNMKGPGWISIFQKYNAAAIALVSGNTEAARKSLNEAVTDREGGATASDTYMRAVMALARLEASAGNKQKALDAIAVGDTFAPNYAPLKALREAIEKGEKPEQQITNAVEGAASVMFSIAGALNREGAEEIVTLYLQTSRALDPKSPDTLILLGGLAEAMKQPERAITFYREVPKDSPMHRISELQLGLTLAQTGKVEESRKHLLSLLESDPKDIRSYLAYGSVLSDAKDYKAMAENYDKAVEVIGAVPQKSDWSVFFQRGIAYERLKQWDKAEPNFKRALELNPEQPQVLNYLGYSWVDKGINLDEGMKMISRAVELRPNDGYIVDSLGWAHYRLGDFDQSVTELERAIELKAGDPTINDHLGDAYWRVGRKIEAVYQWNRALIGDNDDVDKAKVKEKIANGLPPVEKDAENTAKKDVAPQPPAPPAPATPTPDKKS; encoded by the coding sequence ATGCGGCGTAAACCAGCACTTCGTCTTCTCTGCAGCGCGGCTCTTGCCGCCGCTCTCGCAATCGGCGCGGGTGCAAGCCCCGGCTTTGCGGAGACAAAGGCGAAACCGGAAGATAAAGCCGTTACCTTCGATCCCGGCAAGGTCAACACCTTCTCCGGCGCTTTCCTCGCCGGGCGCAACGCCGATGTCGATCAGGATTATCCGACTGCGATTTCGCTCTACAAGAAGGCGCTGGAATATGATCCGGCCAATTCGGAAATCCGCCAGCGGCTGATGATTGCCGAACTTCTGAGCGGCAACTTCGAGGCCGGCGCGAAAATTGCCGATTCCATGAAGGACGATACGTCGGTGGAGCGCGTCACGACCATCGTGCGCGGTCTCGACGCCATCAAGGACAAGGAATTCACCAAGGCCGAGAAGATCCTGAAATACACCGGTCCGAACGATCTCGACCGCATGGTCAACACGCTTTTGACCGCCTGGGCGCGTGCCGGTTCCGGCAAGCCGAAGGAAGCGCTGGCGCTCGTCAATAATATGAAGGGTCCCGGCTGGATTTCGATCTTCCAGAAATACAATGCCGCGGCCATCGCCCTGGTGTCCGGCAATACCGAAGCCGCGCGCAAGAGCCTGAACGAAGCCGTGACGGACCGTGAAGGCGGGGCCACGGCCTCCGATACCTATATGCGCGCGGTCATGGCGCTTGCGCGGCTGGAAGCTTCCGCCGGTAACAAGCAGAAGGCGCTGGATGCGATCGCCGTCGGTGATACTTTCGCACCGAATTACGCGCCGCTGAAAGCGCTTCGTGAAGCGATAGAAAAGGGTGAAAAGCCGGAGCAGCAGATCACCAATGCCGTGGAAGGTGCGGCCAGCGTTATGTTCTCGATTGCCGGCGCGTTGAACCGCGAAGGCGCCGAAGAGATCGTGACCCTTTATCTGCAAACCTCGCGTGCCCTTGACCCGAAGAGCCCGGACACGCTCATTCTTCTCGGCGGCCTTGCCGAAGCGATGAAACAGCCTGAGCGCGCCATCACCTTCTATCGCGAAGTGCCGAAGGATTCGCCGATGCACCGCATCTCCGAGCTGCAGCTCGGACTGACGCTCGCGCAGACCGGCAAGGTGGAAGAGTCGCGCAAGCATCTTCTGTCGCTGCTCGAATCCGACCCGAAGGACATCCGTTCCTATCTCGCCTATGGCAGCGTGCTTTCCGACGCCAAGGACTACAAGGCGATGGCCGAGAACTACGACAAGGCGGTTGAAGTCATCGGCGCGGTGCCGCAGAAGTCCGACTGGTCCGTCTTCTTCCAGCGCGGCATTGCCTATGAGCGGCTGAAGCAATGGGACAAGGCTGAGCCAAATTTCAAGCGGGCGCTGGAACTGAACCCCGAGCAGCCGCAGGTTCTGAACTATCTGGGTTATTCCTGGGTGGACAAGGGCATCAATCTCGATGAAGGCATGAAGATGATCAGCCGCGCCGTCGAGCTTCGCCCGAATGACGGCTATATCGTCGATTCGCTCGGCTGGGCGCATTATCGCCTCGGCGACTTCGATCAATCCGTGACGGAACTGGAGCGCGCCATCGAGCTCAAGGCTGGCGATCCCACCATCAACGACCATCTGGGCGATGCCTATTGGCGCGTGGGCCGCAAGATCGAGGCGGTTTATCAGTGGAACCGCGCGCTCATCGGCGACAATGACGATGTGGACAAGGCCAAGGTGAAGGAAAAAATCGCCAACGGCCTGCCGCCTGTCGAAAAGGACGCTGAAAACACCGCCAAGAAGGACGTGGCGCCGCAACCGCCGGCCCCTCCGGCACCGGCGACACCTACGCCGGACAAGAAATCCTGA
- a CDS encoding polyprenyl synthetase family protein has product MGVVIPLEESKNKLASVKPLVDLTRPDMERVNQLILSRAGSDVQMIPEVANHLISSGGKRLRPMLTLASASMFGYEGDNHIKLATSVEFMHTATLLHDDVVDESDLRRGKSTARTIWGNQASVLVGDFLLGQAFRMMVDVGSLDALDVLSTAASVIAEGEVLQLSVAKNMETTEDDYLQVIRAKTAALFAAAAEVGPIVAKTDKASRSALKSYGMNLGLAFQLVDDVLDYGGKSADLGKNTGDDFREGKITLPVILSYRRGTQDERAFWRNAIEKGESSDENLEKALGLITKYNGLGDTIGRATHYGTIARDALAPLPQSPWKNALLEVIDFCIERLN; this is encoded by the coding sequence TTGGGCGTCGTCATACCGCTTGAAGAAAGCAAAAACAAACTCGCATCCGTCAAGCCGCTTGTCGACCTGACCCGTCCCGACATGGAACGGGTGAACCAGCTCATCCTTTCCAGGGCCGGTTCCGATGTCCAGATGATACCCGAGGTGGCCAACCATCTTATCTCCTCCGGCGGCAAACGCCTGCGGCCGATGCTGACGCTCGCCTCGGCCTCGATGTTCGGTTATGAGGGAGATAACCACATCAAGCTCGCCACCAGCGTGGAGTTCATGCATACGGCGACGCTTCTGCACGACGATGTGGTGGATGAAAGCGATCTGCGTCGCGGCAAATCCACCGCCCGCACCATCTGGGGCAACCAGGCGAGCGTTCTCGTCGGCGACTTCCTGCTCGGCCAGGCTTTCCGCATGATGGTGGATGTCGGTTCGCTGGATGCGCTGGATGTGCTCTCCACCGCCGCTTCCGTCATCGCCGAGGGCGAGGTGCTGCAGCTTTCGGTCGCCAAGAACATGGAAACGACCGAGGACGATTACCTGCAGGTGATTCGCGCCAAGACGGCCGCCCTCTTTGCCGCCGCGGCCGAAGTCGGCCCCATTGTCGCCAAGACGGACAAGGCGAGCCGCAGCGCGCTGAAATCCTATGGCATGAATCTCGGCCTCGCTTTCCAGCTGGTCGACGACGTGCTGGACTATGGCGGCAAGTCCGCCGATCTCGGCAAGAACACCGGTGACGATTTCCGCGAGGGCAAGATCACGCTGCCGGTCATCCTGTCTTATCGCCGCGGCACGCAGGATGAGCGCGCCTTCTGGCGCAACGCCATCGAAAAGGGCGAAAGCAGCGACGAGAACCTGGAAAAGGCTCTTGGTCTGATCACCAAGTATAACGGCTTGGGCGACACGATCGGTCGCGCCACACATTACGGCACGATTGCCCGTGACGCGCTTGCGCCGTTGCCGCAGAGCCCATGGAAAAATGCACTTCTCGAGGTCATCGACTTCTGCATCGAGCGTCTCAACTGA
- a CDS encoding DUF2007 domain-containing protein: MRELIRTNDAVLLSFAESLMKDAGIHCLIADQAMSILEGSLGLLPRRFLVEEDRAGEARRILVDAGLGDELRNEEA, translated from the coding sequence ATGCGTGAACTGATCCGTACCAACGATGCCGTGCTTCTTTCCTTCGCTGAAAGCCTGATGAAGGACGCCGGCATCCATTGCCTCATAGCTGATCAGGCGATGAGCATTCTGGAGGGATCGCTCGGCCTTTTGCCGCGACGGTTCCTGGTGGAAGAAGATCGCGCCGGTGAGGCCCGCCGCATTCTCGTCGATGCCGGGCTGGGGGACGAGTTGCGCAACGAAGAGGCTTGA
- a CDS encoding tRNA1(Val) (adenine(37)-N6)-methyltransferase: MGDGISETIDAFHRGRFHIIQPKGRGHRAGMDAMLLASLVADDRACRIADLGAGAGAAGMAVAARLEKAEVTLYERSQEMAEFARRSLELPDNAAFSARIEVLEADVTLRAKARVEAGLPDEHFHHVIMNPPYNDAGDRRTPDALKAEAHAMTEGLFEDWIRTASAIMVSGGQLSLISRPQSVAEIIAACGSRFGGLEITLIHPRPGEDAVRMLVTAIKGSRARLTFRAPLIMHETGSHAFTPFVDDLNNGRAAYARNVRAIRTAS; encoded by the coding sequence GTGGGCGACGGTATTTCCGAAACGATCGACGCCTTTCACCGGGGTCGGTTTCACATCATCCAGCCGAAGGGCAGGGGGCACCGGGCGGGCATGGACGCCATGCTTCTGGCGTCGTTGGTGGCGGATGACCGCGCCTGCCGGATCGCCGATCTCGGCGCTGGTGCCGGTGCCGCCGGCATGGCGGTGGCGGCGCGGCTCGAAAAGGCCGAGGTGACACTCTATGAGCGCTCCCAGGAAATGGCGGAATTTGCCCGCCGCAGTCTCGAATTGCCTGACAATGCCGCTTTTTCGGCCCGCATCGAGGTTCTCGAAGCCGATGTGACGCTGCGGGCGAAAGCCCGTGTCGAAGCCGGATTGCCCGATGAGCATTTCCATCACGTCATCATGAACCCGCCCTATAATGACGCGGGCGACCGCCGCACGCCGGATGCCCTGAAGGCCGAGGCGCACGCCATGACGGAGGGCCTGTTCGAGGACTGGATCAGGACCGCGAGCGCGATCATGGTTTCAGGCGGACAGCTTTCCCTGATTTCACGGCCGCAATCGGTGGCGGAGATAATCGCCGCCTGCGGCAGTCGGTTTGGCGGCCTCGAGATCACTCTCATCCATCCCCGCCCCGGCGAGGATGCGGTGCGCATGCTTGTCACGGCCATCAAGGGATCGCGCGCACGGCTCACTTTCCGCGCGCCGCTCATCATGCACGAGACCGGCAGCCATGCCTTCACGCCCTTCGTGGATGACCTCAATAATGGCCGCGCCGCCTATGCGCGCAATGTAAGGGCGATCCGGACGGCGTCATAA
- a CDS encoding S49 family peptidase — protein MVGFLKHLVPKRFRKKELVIPVVRMQGAIMAGGNQFRPALNLASYAPLLEKAFAVKDAPAVAISLNSPGGSPVQARMIYNRIRQLAEEKDKKVLIFVEDVAASGGYMIALAGDEIIADPTSIVGSIGVVSGGFGFPEMLRKIGVERRVYTAGENKVILDPFQPEKEGDIDYLKSLQVEIHNVFIDMVKMRRGSKLKGDDALFSGLFWTGMRGLDLGLIDGLGDMREVLRRRYGTKVKLQLISGGRSLFGKKVPGVNMALGLNAERLAAGAVSGLAEVAEEKALWSRFGL, from the coding sequence TTGGTGGGTTTTCTGAAGCATCTGGTGCCGAAACGCTTTCGCAAAAAAGAGCTCGTCATACCCGTCGTGCGCATGCAGGGCGCGATCATGGCCGGCGGCAACCAGTTCCGCCCCGCCCTCAATCTCGCCTCCTACGCGCCGCTGCTTGAAAAGGCCTTCGCCGTCAAGGACGCCCCGGCGGTTGCCATCTCGCTGAATTCGCCAGGCGGCTCGCCGGTGCAGGCGCGGATGATCTATAATCGTATCCGCCAGCTTGCCGAGGAAAAGGACAAGAAGGTTCTGATCTTCGTGGAAGACGTGGCTGCCTCCGGCGGCTACATGATTGCGCTTGCTGGCGATGAGATCATCGCCGACCCCACCTCCATCGTCGGTTCGATCGGCGTCGTATCCGGCGGCTTCGGTTTTCCGGAAATGCTGCGGAAGATCGGCGTGGAGCGCCGCGTCTATACCGCTGGCGAAAACAAGGTCATCCTCGATCCGTTCCAGCCGGAAAAGGAAGGCGATATCGATTACCTGAAGTCCTTGCAGGTCGAAATCCACAATGTCTTCATTGATATGGTCAAGATGCGCCGGGGCTCGAAGCTGAAGGGCGACGACGCACTCTTTTCCGGCCTGTTCTGGACCGGCATGCGTGGCCTCGACCTCGGCCTGATTGACGGGCTGGGCGACATGCGCGAGGTTTTGCGCCGCCGTTACGGGACAAAGGTCAAGCTTCAACTCATCAGCGGCGGGCGTTCGCTGTTCGGCAAAAAAGTGCCTGGCGTGAATATGGCGCTCGGCCTCAATGCTGAAAGGCTCGCGGCAGGCGCCGTCTCGGGTCTTGCGGAGGTTGCCGAAGAAAAGGCATTGTGGTCGCGTTTCGGTCTATGA
- a CDS encoding NfeD family protein, whose amino-acid sequence MAQLITILLLLVGSIILYRRFVRDAEKLSAKSKQREKERETGAIGTLIKDPDTGEYRVKREDEA is encoded by the coding sequence ATGGCGCAGCTCATTACAATTCTTCTTCTGCTGGTGGGGTCCATCATCCTCTATCGCCGCTTTGTTCGCGATGCGGAAAAGCTGTCGGCGAAATCGAAACAGCGCGAAAAGGAACGCGAGACCGGCGCCATCGGCACGCTGATCAAGGACCCGGATACCGGCGAATACCGGGTGAAGCGCGAGGATGAGGCGTAA
- a CDS encoding glycine--tRNA ligase subunit alpha, whose product MTEMTDIPDHMNPKRSFQALILTLHNYWADKGCAVLQPYDMEVGAGTFHPATTLRALGPKPWKAAYVQPSRRPSDGRYGENPNRLQHYYQYQVILKPNPSNLQELYLGSLKAIGLDPLLHDVRFVEDDWESPTLGAWGLGWECWCDGMEVSQFTYFQQVCGIECSPVAGELTYGLERLAMYVQGVDNVYDLNFNGREGEEKISYGDVFLQAEQEYSRHNFEFADTSMLHRHFIDAEKECLALLAAGAPGDNDNQRLHKCVFPAYDQCIKASHIFNLLNARGVISVTERERYIARVRDLAKACGEAFLLTDAGGLNWNRAA is encoded by the coding sequence ATGACTGAAATGACCGATATTCCCGACCATATGAACCCGAAGCGTTCCTTTCAGGCACTGATCCTGACGCTGCACAATTACTGGGCCGACAAGGGCTGCGCGGTGCTGCAGCCCTACGATATGGAAGTGGGTGCGGGCACGTTTCATCCGGCCACGACGCTGCGCGCGCTGGGCCCCAAGCCGTGGAAGGCCGCCTATGTGCAGCCGTCGCGTCGTCCTTCTGACGGTCGTTACGGGGAAAACCCCAACCGGTTGCAGCACTATTACCAGTATCAGGTCATTCTGAAGCCCAACCCGTCCAACCTGCAGGAACTCTATCTCGGCTCGCTGAAGGCGATCGGCCTCGATCCACTGCTGCATGATGTGCGCTTCGTTGAGGACGACTGGGAAAGCCCGACACTCGGCGCCTGGGGTCTTGGCTGGGAATGCTGGTGCGACGGCATGGAAGTGTCGCAATTCACCTATTTCCAGCAGGTCTGCGGCATCGAATGCTCGCCGGTCGCGGGCGAGCTGACCTATGGTCTGGAGCGTCTGGCCATGTATGTTCAGGGCGTCGACAATGTCTACGACTTGAACTTCAACGGTCGCGAGGGCGAAGAGAAGATTTCCTATGGCGACGTCTTCCTACAGGCCGAGCAGGAATATTCCCGTCACAACTTCGAATTTGCCGATACATCAATGCTGCATCGCCATTTCATCGATGCGGAAAAGGAATGCCTGGCGCTTCTCGCTGCCGGCGCGCCTGGTGACAATGATAATCAGCGCCTGCACAAATGCGTGTTTCCGGCCTATGACCAGTGCATCAAGGCCAGCCACATTTTTAATCTTCTCAATGCTCGGGGCGTGATCTCGGTCACGGAGCGTGAGAGGTATATCGCGCGGGTACGTGACTTGGCGAAAGCCTGCGGCGAAGCCTTCCTGCTGACGGATGCCGGCGGGCTGAACTGGAACAGGGCCGCCTGA
- a CDS encoding LemA family protein, which translates to MFITLAIIAAIALYVVFIYNGLVKARQMKEEAWSGIDVQLKRRADLIPNLIETVKGYAAHEKTTFEEVIAMRNRAQAVPAGDVEGRAQAEGLLSQALGKLFALAEAYPDLKANTNFLELQRSLETIEGELQMSRRYYNGAARDLNVKVESFPSNLVAGQFGFAKAPYFEIDNPADRAVPTVKF; encoded by the coding sequence ATGTTCATCACGCTGGCAATCATCGCGGCAATCGCGCTTTATGTCGTCTTCATCTATAACGGCCTCGTCAAGGCGCGGCAGATGAAGGAAGAGGCGTGGTCGGGCATCGACGTGCAGCTGAAACGCCGCGCCGATCTCATTCCCAACCTCATCGAGACCGTCAAAGGTTATGCCGCGCATGAAAAAACCACCTTCGAGGAGGTGATCGCCATGCGCAACCGGGCGCAGGCCGTGCCGGCGGGTGATGTTGAAGGCCGTGCCCAGGCGGAAGGCCTGCTGTCGCAGGCGCTCGGCAAGCTCTTTGCGCTTGCTGAAGCCTATCCCGATCTGAAAGCCAACACGAACTTTCTGGAATTGCAGCGGTCGCTGGAAACCATCGAAGGCGAACTCCAGATGTCGCGCCGTTATTACAATGGTGCCGCCCGCGATCTCAACGTCAAGGTGGAGAGCTTCCCGTCCAATCTGGTTGCCGGCCAGTTCGGGTTTGCCAAGGCGCCGTATTTCGAGATCGACAACCCGGCCGACCGCGCCGTGCCGACCGTGAAATTCTAA
- the aroA gene encoding 3-phosphoshikimate 1-carboxyvinyltransferase → MIELTITPPGHPLSGKVEPPGSKSITNRALLLAGLAKGKSHLSGALKSDDTLYMAEALREMGVKVTEPDATTFVVEGTGVLQQPEKPLFLGNAGTATRFLTAAGALVDGAVIIDGDEHMRKRPILPLVQALRALGVEADAPTGCPPVTVRGKGMGFPKGSVTIDANLSSQYVSALLMAAACGDKPVDIILKGEEIGAKGYIDLTTSAMEAFGAKVERVSNAIWRVHPTGYTATDFHIEPDASAATYLWGAELLTGGAIDIGTPADKFTQPDAKAYEVMAQFPHLPAEIDGSQMQDAIPTIAVIAAFNETPVRFVGIANLRVKECDRIRAVSLGLNEIREGLAHEEGDDLIVHADPSLAGQTVDASIDTFADHRIAMSFALAALKIGGIAIQNPACVAKTYPGYWKALASLGVDYTEKESAAEPQH, encoded by the coding sequence ATGATCGAACTGACCATCACCCCGCCCGGCCACCCGCTTTCCGGCAAGGTGGAGCCGCCCGGCTCCAAATCCATCACCAACCGCGCGCTTCTCTTGGCCGGCCTCGCCAAGGGCAAAAGCCACTTGTCAGGCGCCCTGAAAAGCGACGATACGCTTTATATGGCCGAAGCTCTGCGGGAGATGGGCGTGAAGGTCACCGAGCCTGACGCCACCACCTTCGTGGTGGAGGGAACGGGCGTGCTGCAGCAGCCGGAAAAGCCGCTGTTCCTCGGCAATGCCGGCACCGCCACGCGGTTCCTGACTGCCGCCGGGGCACTTGTCGATGGCGCCGTCATCATCGATGGGGACGAACATATGCGCAAACGCCCGATACTGCCGCTGGTGCAGGCGCTGCGGGCTCTCGGCGTGGAAGCGGATGCGCCAACCGGCTGCCCGCCTGTCACCGTCCGTGGCAAGGGTATGGGTTTTCCAAAGGGCAGCGTCACCATCGACGCCAATCTCTCCAGCCAGTATGTGTCGGCACTGTTGATGGCCGCCGCCTGCGGTGACAAGCCCGTGGATATCATCCTGAAGGGTGAGGAAATCGGCGCGAAGGGCTATATCGACCTCACCACATCCGCCATGGAAGCCTTCGGAGCGAAGGTGGAGCGGGTCAGCAACGCCATCTGGCGCGTGCATCCGACCGGTTACACGGCAACCGATTTCCACATCGAGCCGGATGCCTCCGCCGCCACCTATCTCTGGGGCGCGGAGCTTCTGACCGGCGGTGCTATCGATATCGGCACGCCCGCTGACAAATTCACTCAGCCGGATGCCAAGGCTTATGAGGTCATGGCGCAGTTTCCGCATCTGCCCGCCGAAATCGACGGTTCGCAGATGCAGGACGCCATTCCAACCATCGCGGTTATCGCCGCCTTCAACGAGACGCCGGTGCGTTTCGTCGGCATCGCCAATCTGCGCGTCAAGGAATGCGACCGCATCCGCGCCGTCTCGCTCGGCCTCAACGAAATCCGCGAGGGTCTGGCGCATGAAGAGGGTGACGACCTGATCGTACATGCCGATCCGTCGCTCGCCGGGCAGACGGTCGATGCCTCCATCGATACCTTTGCCGATCACCGCATCGCCATGAGTTTTGCACTGGCGGCGCTCAAGATCGGAGGCATCGCCATCCAGAATCCCGCCTGCGTGGCCAAGACCTATCCGGGCTACTGGAAAGCGCTTGCCTCGCTCGGCGTCGACTATACCGAAAAGGAAAGCGCTGCCGAGCCGCAGCACTGA